A single genomic interval of Schistocerca americana isolate TAMUIC-IGC-003095 chromosome 2, iqSchAmer2.1, whole genome shotgun sequence harbors:
- the LOC124595896 gene encoding component of gems protein 1-like has product MSSAVYIGSHCSSAAADGASDGYHSPVSSPDSLYASSFTSTPSPTCVNNPVTTYPFVSGKFQQGGGNVGAEDSSYCHRSCTGGDNGVGLMSNFQDDGFWQYPLYGSDGDFNERLEEYHDDFFDNHRNNPSQYHQHNQSHRSSHCAENNNQYHHQNVQHHHSHQQSAPIPPSPAVTQKFDDVAKQGASLTQYPAAQYSISTKRSASLQKTPVSQTQHHNQHSHHNHHHHHSHHHHGPTGLEIMRKRRLAANARERRRMNSLNDAFDRLRDVVPSLGNDRKLSKFETLQMAQTYIAALYELLQRE; this is encoded by the coding sequence ATGTCTTCCGCGGTCTACATCGGCAGCCACTGCTCGTCGGCTGCGGCCGACGGCGCCTCCGACGGCTACCACAGCCCCGTGTCCAGCCCGGACAGTCTGTACGCGTCTTCGTTCACTTCGACGCCCAGCCCCACCTGCGTCAACAACCCCGTCACCACGTACCCGTTCGTGTCGGGAAAATTTCAGCAAGGAGGCGGGAACGTCGGAGCGGAGGATTCTAGTTACTGTCACCGGAGCTGTACAGGCGGAGACAATGGCGTCGGTTTAATGTCTAACTTCCAAGACGACGGTTTCTGGCAGTACCCGTTGTACGGAAGCGACGGAGACTTCAACGAGCGGTTGGAAGAGTATCACGACGACTTTTTCGACAACCACCGCAACAACCCCAGTCAGTACCACCAGCACAACCAGTCGCACCGGAGCAGTCATTGCGCTGAAAATAATAACCAGTACCATCACCAGAACGTTCAGCACCATCATAGTCACCAGCAATCAGCGCCCATACCTCCGAGTCCAGCTGTCACGCAAAAGTTCGATGATGTGGCCAAGCAGGGAGCGTCACTGACGCAATACCCCGCTGCTCAGTACAGCATCAGCACCAAAAGGTCCGCGTCTCTGCAAAAGACGCCTGTCAGTCAAACCCAACACCACAACCAGCACAGtcatcacaaccaccaccaccaccacagtcatCACCACCACGGTCCTACGGGACTTGAGATAATGCGGAAACGGCGGCTTGCAGCGAACGCCAGGGAGCGCCGCCGGATGAACAGTCTCAACGACGCCTTCGACCGTCTGCGCGATGTTGTGCCGTCGCTAGGCAACGACCGGAAGCTGTCCAAGTTCGAGACGCTGCAGATGGCGCAGACGTACATCGCGGCGCTCTACGAGCTGCTGCAGCGCGAGTGA